The following are encoded in a window of Providencia rettgeri genomic DNA:
- the cysT gene encoding sulfate/thiosulfate ABC transporter permease CysT: MNRSGKRFLPGFGLTLGSSLFYTCLILLLPMSALVIQLSEMTWQQYWAVISYPQVVAAYKVTLLSALVASLFNAVFGLLLAWILTRYRFPGRTLLDGLVDLPFALPTAVAGLTLATLFATSGWYGQYLHQFDIKVVNTWLGIAVAMAFTSIPFVVRTVQPVLEELGPEYEEAAQTLGASRWQTFRRVIMPELSPALLAGTVLSFTRSLGEFGAIIFIAGNIAWQTEVVSLMIFSQLQQFDYPAASAVASVILAVSLLLLFSVNLVQSRFGKRLGGK, encoded by the coding sequence ATGAATCGGTCTGGAAAGCGTTTTTTGCCGGGCTTTGGCCTAACGCTGGGGAGTAGCTTGTTTTATACCTGTTTAATTTTGCTACTACCAATGAGTGCGTTAGTGATCCAGCTCTCGGAAATGACATGGCAACAGTACTGGGCGGTGATCAGTTACCCGCAGGTGGTTGCCGCTTATAAAGTGACATTATTGTCTGCGTTAGTCGCAAGCTTATTTAATGCCGTGTTTGGGTTGTTATTGGCATGGATTTTAACGCGCTATCGTTTTCCAGGTAGAACATTATTAGACGGTTTAGTGGATTTACCCTTTGCCTTGCCAACAGCAGTAGCTGGGTTAACACTGGCGACCTTGTTTGCCACGTCTGGGTGGTATGGCCAATATCTTCATCAGTTTGATATCAAAGTGGTGAATACTTGGTTAGGGATTGCGGTTGCAATGGCCTTTACCAGTATTCCTTTTGTCGTGCGGACGGTACAGCCTGTATTGGAAGAGCTAGGACCTGAATATGAAGAGGCTGCACAGACATTAGGTGCGAGCCGTTGGCAAACGTTTCGCCGAGTGATTATGCCTGAACTTTCCCCGGCATTGCTTGCGGGAACCGTTTTGTCATTCACACGTAGTCTGGGGGAATTTGGTGCAATTATCTTTATTGCAGGGAATATTGCTTGGCAAACAGAAGTGGTTTCTTTAATGATTTTTAGCCAGTTACAGCAATTTGATTACCCTGCGGCAAGTGCGGTTGCATCCGTTATATTAGCCGTCTCGTTACTGCTGTTATTCAGTGTTAATTTAGTACAAAGTCGTTTCGGCAAACGTCTAGGGGGGAAATAA
- the cysW gene encoding sulfate/thiosulfate ABC transporter permease CysW encodes MAQITPLQTAQRTSVNWGKWLLIAAGILFSILLLVIPIIWIFITALQKGLGEVLLNLSNPDMLHAIGLTVLIALITVPVNLIFGTMMAWLVTRFQFPGRQLLLTLVDIPFAVSPVVAGLLYLLFYGSNSWLGGWLEGFDIQVMFSWPGMALVTIFVTCPFVVRELVPLMLSQGSQEDEAAVLLGASGWKMFWRVTLPNIRWALLYGVVLTNARAIGEFGAVSVVSGAIRGETYTLPLQVELLHQDYNTVGAFTAAAILALMAIITLILKSALQWHLSRQQSESGVH; translated from the coding sequence ATGGCGCAAATTACACCGTTACAAACCGCCCAACGCACATCGGTTAACTGGGGAAAATGGCTGCTAATTGCTGCTGGTATTTTATTTTCCATCCTATTGTTGGTGATCCCTATTATTTGGATTTTTATTACGGCGTTGCAAAAAGGATTAGGTGAAGTTCTGCTTAATTTATCTAATCCGGATATGCTTCATGCTATTGGATTAACGGTATTAATTGCGTTGATCACGGTTCCCGTTAATTTGATTTTTGGCACGATGATGGCGTGGCTAGTGACGCGTTTCCAGTTTCCCGGACGGCAGCTCTTGCTTACATTAGTGGATATTCCTTTTGCCGTTTCCCCCGTTGTTGCAGGGCTGTTATATCTCCTATTTTATGGTTCAAACAGTTGGCTTGGTGGTTGGCTTGAAGGCTTTGATATCCAAGTCATGTTTTCATGGCCGGGAATGGCATTGGTCACGATTTTTGTCACTTGTCCATTTGTGGTAAGAGAGTTGGTGCCCTTGATGTTAAGCCAAGGTAGCCAAGAAGATGAGGCCGCAGTATTACTTGGCGCATCAGGTTGGAAAATGTTTTGGCGTGTCACGTTACCCAATATTCGCTGGGCGCTGTTATATGGTGTTGTGTTAACCAATGCACGGGCTATTGGCGAATTTGGTGCGGTGTCGGTAGTTTCAGGGGCGATTCGCGGTGAAACGTACACGTTACCTTTGCAAGTTGAATTATTGCATCAGGATTACAATACTGTTGGTGCTTTTACTGCGGCGGCTATTCTTGCGCTAATGGCGATTATTACGTTAATCCTTAAAAGCGCGCTGCAATGGCATTTAAGTCGTCAGCAATCTGAATCAGGAGTCCATTGA
- the cysA gene encoding sulfate/thiosulfate ABC transporter ATP-binding protein CysA, which translates to MSIEIEKIGKLFGKTQVLNDISLDIASGEMVALLGPSGSGKTTLLRIIAGLEQQSGGILRFHGQDVSRIHAKDRLVGFVFQHYALFRHMTVFDNVAFGLTVLPRKQRPSSQEIKQKVMQLLEMVQLAHLAARFPAQLSGGQKQRVALARALAVDPQILLLDEPFGALDAQVRIELRRWLRQLHDELKFTSVFVTHDQEEAMEVADRIVVMSQGHIEQVGTPKDIWQRPETRFVLEFMGEVNQISAQIKGSVLAIDGYEFPLNHTSAHQGEVDVFLRPWDISLKSEVDEQHRLPVKVTESGPRGHFWQLTVQPIGWGNGPLSVVWQSNAVIPNRGEHYFLGSQQAKIYQGDTELIFPQLAKSA; encoded by the coding sequence ATGAGTATTGAAATTGAAAAAATCGGTAAGTTGTTTGGGAAAACTCAAGTACTCAACGATATTTCACTGGATATTGCATCGGGTGAGATGGTGGCCTTATTAGGCCCTTCAGGTTCAGGAAAAACTACTTTACTGCGAATTATCGCAGGTCTTGAGCAGCAAAGTGGTGGGATATTGCGTTTTCATGGGCAAGACGTGAGTCGAATTCATGCGAAAGATAGGCTCGTTGGTTTTGTTTTTCAACATTATGCACTGTTTCGCCATATGACAGTGTTCGATAATGTAGCATTTGGCTTAACGGTACTACCGCGTAAACAGCGTCCTTCGTCTCAAGAAATTAAGCAAAAAGTTATGCAGTTATTGGAGATGGTGCAATTAGCGCATTTAGCCGCGCGTTTTCCTGCTCAACTTTCTGGCGGGCAAAAACAGCGTGTTGCACTGGCGCGTGCATTAGCGGTAGATCCACAAATTTTATTGTTAGATGAGCCGTTTGGCGCTTTAGATGCACAAGTGCGTATCGAACTGCGCCGCTGGTTGCGCCAGTTACATGATGAGCTTAAATTTACCAGCGTATTTGTGACACACGATCAAGAAGAAGCGATGGAAGTTGCGGATAGAATTGTAGTGATGAGCCAAGGGCATATTGAGCAGGTTGGCACACCAAAGGATATCTGGCAACGACCTGAAACCCGATTTGTGCTGGAGTTTATGGGAGAAGTTAATCAAATTTCTGCACAGATCAAAGGGTCGGTTTTAGCGATTGATGGTTATGAGTTTCCATTAAATCATACGAGTGCACACCAAGGCGAGGTGGATGTCTTTTTGCGCCCTTGGGATATTTCATTAAAATCCGAAGTCGATGAACAGCACCGCTTGCCAGTAAAAGTGACTGAATCAGGTCCAAGAGGGCACTTTTGGCAGTTGACTGTGCAGCCAATAGGCTGGGGGAATGGTCCATTATCTGTAGTTTGGCAATCGAACGCGGTCATACCTAATCGCGGTGAACACTATTTTCTTGGTAGCCAACAAGCCAAAATATATCAAGGTGATACAGAGTTAATTTTTCCGCAATTAGCCAAGAGCGCTTGA
- the cysM gene encoding cysteine synthase CysM — protein sequence MSTLEQFIGHTPLVKLQRLTQGIDAEIWVKLEGNNPAGSVKDRAAFSMISEAEKRGEIKPGDTLIEATSGNTGIALAMIAALKGYKLKLLMPDNMSKERQASMQAYGAELILVSTTVGMEGARDLAQEMEKNGEGKVLDQFNNPDNPLAHFKTTGPEIWQQTHGKITHFVSSMGTTGTITGVSRYLKSQSKDVHIVGLQPAEKSQIPGIRRWSPGYLPGIFDGTLVDSVLDVNQQEAEETMRALARLEGIFCGVSSGGAVSGALRVAKENPGAVIVAIICDRGDRYLSTGVFNG from the coding sequence GTGTCAACTCTGGAACAATTTATTGGTCACACCCCATTAGTAAAACTTCAGCGTTTGACGCAAGGGATTGATGCTGAAATTTGGGTAAAACTTGAAGGCAATAACCCTGCTGGCTCTGTAAAGGATAGGGCGGCTTTTTCTATGATCAGCGAAGCTGAAAAACGTGGCGAAATTAAGCCGGGTGACACGTTAATTGAAGCAACAAGCGGCAATACTGGCATTGCACTGGCAATGATTGCTGCACTAAAAGGCTATAAATTAAAATTATTGATGCCTGATAATATGAGCAAAGAGCGTCAGGCATCAATGCAAGCCTACGGCGCAGAGTTAATTTTAGTCAGTACAACAGTTGGTATGGAAGGGGCTCGTGATCTGGCGCAAGAGATGGAAAAAAACGGCGAAGGGAAGGTGTTAGATCAGTTTAATAACCCTGATAACCCACTTGCACACTTTAAGACAACAGGCCCGGAAATATGGCAACAAACGCACGGTAAAATTACGCATTTTGTGTCAAGTATGGGGACGACTGGTACGATCACGGGCGTGAGCCGCTATTTAAAGTCACAATCAAAAGATGTGCATATTGTCGGCTTGCAGCCTGCTGAAAAAAGCCAAATACCAGGCATTCGCCGTTGGTCTCCTGGTTACTTACCGGGGATTTTTGATGGCACATTAGTGGATAGCGTACTGGATGTTAATCAGCAAGAAGCGGAAGAGACTATGAGGGCGTTAGCGAGGCTTGAAGGTATTTTCTGTGGCGTAAGTTCAGGTGGTGCGGTATCAGGGGCTTTACGCGTTGCGAAAGAAAATCCGGGGGCTGTGATTGTGGCAATTATTTGCGACAGAGGTGATCGCTACCTATCAACGGGTGTTTTTAACGGTTAA
- the crr gene encoding PTS glucose transporter subunit IIA codes for MGLFDKLKSLVSEDKSSSGSIEIIAPLSGEIVNIEDVPDVVFAEKIVGDGIAIKPAGNKIVAPVDGTIGKIFETNHAFSIESDDGIELFVHFGIDTVELKGEGFKRIAEEGQAVKKGDLVIEFDLALLEEKAKSVLTPVVISNMDEIKELNKLTGSVTVGETVIMRIKK; via the coding sequence ATGGGTCTGTTTGACAAACTGAAATCACTCGTTTCGGAAGACAAAAGTAGCAGTGGCAGTATTGAAATTATCGCCCCATTATCTGGCGAAATCGTCAATATTGAAGATGTTCCAGACGTTGTTTTTGCAGAGAAAATTGTGGGTGATGGTATCGCCATCAAACCTGCTGGTAACAAAATTGTTGCCCCAGTAGACGGTACAATCGGTAAAATCTTTGAAACCAACCATGCGTTTTCTATTGAATCAGATGATGGTATTGAACTTTTTGTTCACTTCGGTATTGATACCGTTGAGCTCAAAGGTGAAGGTTTCAAACGTATCGCTGAAGAAGGTCAAGCGGTTAAAAAAGGCGATTTAGTGATTGAATTTGATTTAGCCCTGTTAGAAGAAAAAGCGAAATCCGTTTTAACACCGGTCGTGATTTCCAACATGGATGAAATCAAAGAATTGAATAAACTGACAGGTTCAGTGACAGTGGGCGAAACTGTCATTATGCGTATTAAGAAATAA
- the ptsI gene encoding phosphoenolpyruvate-protein phosphotransferase PtsI, producing MISGILVSPGFAFGQALILKEDPIVVSTKKIADDQVEKEIQRFIEGRNKSAEQLSLIKEKAEKNLGAEKAEIFEGHIMLLEDEELEQEIISLIKSDKKTADAAAYSVIEDQAQALESLDDEYLKERAADVRDIGKRLLKNILNIPIVDLSAIDQEVILVAADLTPSETAQLNLDKVLGFITDLGGRTSHTSIMARSLELPAIVGTSDATSKIKNGDFIVLDGVNNTIYLNPSDAEIDKLKAFRDDYLQEKEELAKLKDLPAITLDGHQVEVCANIGTVRDVAGAERNGAEGVGLYRTEFLFMDRDAFPSEEEQFQAYKAVAEAMGSQAVIVRTMDIGGDKDLPYMNLPKEENPFLGWRAIRICLDRKEILHSQLRAILRASNFGKLRIMFPMVISVEEVRELKAELEMLKAQLREEGKAFDETIEVGVMVETPAAAIIARHLAKEVDFFSIGTNDLTQYTLAVDRGNELISHLYNPMSPAVLNLIKQVIDASHAEGKWTGMCGELAGDERATLLLLGMGLDEFSMSAISIPRIKKLIRNANFADTQALAEQALAQPTADELMKLVDTFIQEKTLC from the coding sequence ATGATTTCAGGAATTTTAGTATCCCCAGGTTTTGCTTTTGGTCAGGCTTTGATCCTTAAAGAAGACCCTATCGTTGTGAGCACCAAAAAAATCGCAGACGATCAGGTCGAAAAAGAAATTCAACGCTTCATTGAGGGGCGAAATAAATCCGCCGAACAACTCAGTCTGATTAAAGAAAAAGCCGAAAAAAATCTAGGCGCTGAAAAAGCTGAGATCTTTGAAGGTCATATCATGCTGCTGGAAGATGAGGAACTTGAGCAAGAAATTATTTCTTTAATCAAAAGTGATAAAAAAACGGCTGATGCCGCTGCTTATTCAGTGATTGAAGACCAAGCTCAAGCCCTTGAATCTCTTGATGACGAGTACCTCAAAGAGCGTGCGGCTGACGTACGAGACATCGGTAAACGTTTATTGAAGAATATTTTAAATATCCCTATCGTTGATTTAAGTGCCATCGACCAAGAAGTTATTTTAGTCGCCGCGGACTTAACTCCGTCAGAAACGGCGCAATTAAATCTTGATAAAGTATTAGGTTTTATTACTGATTTAGGTGGCCGTACTTCCCATACGTCCATCATGGCTCGCTCCTTAGAGTTACCTGCAATTGTTGGGACTAGCGATGCCACCAGCAAAATTAAAAATGGCGATTTCATTGTCTTAGATGGCGTAAATAATACTATTTACCTAAACCCATCAGATGCTGAAATTGATAAACTCAAAGCATTCCGTGATGACTATCTGCAAGAAAAAGAAGAACTGGCTAAATTAAAAGATTTACCCGCAATTACCCTTGATGGTCACCAAGTTGAAGTCTGTGCCAATATTGGTACTGTGCGCGATGTTGCCGGTGCTGAACGTAATGGTGCAGAAGGCGTGGGCCTCTATCGTACCGAATTCTTATTTATGGATAGAGACGCATTCCCTAGCGAAGAAGAGCAATTCCAAGCATACAAAGCGGTTGCTGAAGCGATGGGTAGCCAAGCCGTTATCGTTCGTACCATGGATATCGGTGGCGATAAAGACCTGCCTTATATGAATTTACCGAAAGAAGAGAACCCATTCCTCGGCTGGCGTGCAATTCGTATTTGTCTTGATCGCAAAGAAATCTTACACTCACAATTAAGAGCTATTTTAAGGGCATCAAATTTTGGTAAACTGCGTATTATGTTCCCGATGGTTATTTCCGTTGAAGAAGTTCGTGAACTAAAAGCAGAGCTAGAAATGTTAAAAGCTCAGTTACGTGAAGAAGGGAAAGCCTTTGACGAAACAATTGAAGTTGGTGTGATGGTGGAAACCCCAGCAGCCGCTATAATTGCCCGTCATTTGGCTAAAGAAGTTGATTTCTTTAGTATTGGGACGAACGATCTCACCCAATACACTTTAGCGGTTGACCGTGGTAATGAACTGATTTCTCACCTTTATAACCCGATGTCACCAGCTGTTCTTAACCTAATCAAACAGGTGATCGATGCATCACATGCTGAAGGTAAATGGACAGGTATGTGTGGCGAGTTAGCAGGTGATGAACGTGCAACCTTATTGCTACTTGGCATGGGGCTGGATGAATTTAGTATGAGCGCAATTTCAATTCCGCGTATCAAAAAGCTCATTCGCAATGCGAACTTTGCTGATACCCAAGCTTTGGCTGAACAAGCACTTGCTCAACCAACAGCAGATGAATTAATGAAACTTGTAGATACCTTTATCCAAGAAAAAACGTTATGCTAA
- the ptsH gene encoding phosphocarrier protein Hpr codes for MFQQEVTITAPNGLHTRPAAQFVKEAKAFTSDISLISGGKSASAKSLFKLQTLGLTQGTVVTISAEGEDEKEAVEHLVKLMGELE; via the coding sequence ATGTTCCAGCAAGAAGTCACTATTACAGCACCAAACGGTCTACATACTCGTCCTGCAGCACAGTTTGTGAAAGAAGCAAAAGCATTCACTTCTGATATTTCTTTGATTTCTGGTGGCAAATCAGCGAGCGCAAAAAGCCTGTTCAAATTACAAACATTAGGTTTGACGCAAGGTACTGTTGTGACCATCTCCGCTGAAGGCGAAGATGAAAAAGAAGCCGTTGAACATTTAGTTAAACTGATGGGCGAATTAGAATAA
- the cysK gene encoding cysteine synthase A, translated as MSKIYDDNSLTIGHTPLVRLKHFGNGNILAKVESRNPSFSVKCRIGANMIWDAEKKGILNKDKELVEPTSGNTGIALAYVAAARGYKLTLTMPETMSIERRKLLKALGANLVLTEGAKGMKGAIAKAEEIVNSNPKKYLLLQQFNNPANPEIHEKTTGPEIWEDTDGNVDVIVAGVGTGGTITGIARYLKKTKGKDVTIVAVEPETSPVITQALAGEEIKPGPHKIQGIGAGFIPGNLDLTLLDKVIQISDDEAVKTARELMEKEGILAGISSGAAIAAATRIAADPAYKGKNIVVILPSSGERYLSTVLFADISAE; from the coding sequence ATGAGTAAAATTTATGATGATAATTCGTTGACCATTGGCCATACCCCACTTGTTCGTTTAAAGCACTTTGGTAATGGCAATATTTTAGCAAAAGTGGAATCGCGTAACCCAAGCTTCAGCGTTAAATGCCGTATCGGTGCAAACATGATTTGGGACGCTGAGAAAAAAGGTATCCTGAACAAAGACAAAGAATTGGTCGAGCCAACCAGTGGTAATACAGGGATTGCTCTCGCTTATGTCGCAGCAGCAAGAGGTTATAAGCTCACACTGACTATGCCTGAAACCATGAGTATTGAGCGCCGGAAACTTTTGAAAGCATTAGGGGCGAACCTTGTTCTAACCGAAGGCGCTAAAGGGATGAAAGGTGCAATTGCAAAAGCGGAAGAAATCGTCAATAGCAATCCTAAAAAATACCTCTTACTGCAACAGTTTAATAACCCTGCAAACCCCGAAATCCATGAAAAAACGACGGGTCCAGAAATTTGGGAAGATACTGACGGCAATGTGGATGTTATCGTTGCTGGTGTGGGCACAGGCGGTACCATCACAGGGATTGCGAGATACCTGAAGAAAACTAAAGGCAAAGATGTCACCATCGTTGCTGTTGAACCTGAAACCTCTCCTGTTATTACCCAAGCATTAGCGGGAGAAGAAATCAAACCTGGTCCGCATAAAATCCAAGGTATCGGTGCAGGCTTTATTCCAGGTAATTTAGACCTAACCCTACTTGATAAAGTGATTCAAATCAGTGATGACGAAGCGGTTAAAACCGCACGCGAGCTAATGGAAAAAGAAGGTATTTTAGCAGGCATTTCTTCAGGGGCAGCGATTGCGGCTGCAACTAGAATTGCGGCAGATCCTGCCTATAAAGGCAAAAACATTGTGGTGATTTTACCCTCTTCCGGTGAGCGTTATCTCTCTACCGTACTGTTCGCGGATATCTCTGCTGAGTAG
- the cysZ gene encoding sulfate transporter CysZ, with translation MTQSTFSPQKDHSGFYYFTQGWRLITRPGIKRFVILPLFANILFLGGAFWWLYSKLGGWIDQVMSYVPDWLQWLNYLIWPVALISILLVFTYFFSTVANIIAAPFNGWLSEKLEAELTGKPAPDTGVAELLKDIPRMIKREFVRIGYYLPRAIGLLVLFLIPGIGQTIAPILWFLFGAWMMSIQYCDYPFDNHRVGFSEMKQALAKERVRNVQFGCVVSLLMMIPIINLVIMPVAVCGATLMWVDRYRSRYARY, from the coding sequence ATGACCCAATCAACATTTTCGCCACAAAAAGACCACTCCGGTTTTTATTATTTTACACAAGGATGGCGATTAATTACACGCCCTGGCATCAAACGTTTTGTGATTTTGCCCCTATTCGCGAATATTCTTTTTTTAGGGGGCGCATTTTGGTGGTTATACAGTAAGCTTGGTGGTTGGATTGACCAAGTGATGAGCTATGTTCCTGACTGGCTACAATGGCTTAATTATCTAATTTGGCCAGTGGCTTTGATTTCTATTTTATTAGTGTTTACCTATTTTTTCAGTACCGTTGCCAATATTATTGCCGCACCATTTAATGGTTGGTTATCGGAAAAACTCGAAGCGGAACTCACCGGTAAGCCCGCACCGGATACGGGGGTGGCTGAATTATTAAAAGACATTCCGCGGATGATCAAACGCGAGTTTGTTCGTATCGGTTACTATTTACCGCGGGCGATTGGCCTATTAGTTTTATTTTTAATACCCGGTATTGGTCAAACTATTGCACCTATCTTATGGTTTTTGTTTGGTGCGTGGATGATGTCAATCCAATATTGCGACTACCCTTTCGATAATCACCGTGTCGGTTTTAGCGAAATGAAGCAAGCCCTAGCCAAAGAGCGCGTGCGAAACGTTCAATTTGGCTGCGTTGTCAGCTTGCTGATGATGATACCAATTATCAACTTAGTCATCATGCCTGTTGCTGTCTGTGGGGCAACCTTGATGTGGGTAGATCGCTACCGCAGCCGCTACGCGCGTTATTAA
- the zipA gene encoding cell division protein ZipA — MQDLRLILVVVGAIAIVALLLHGLWTSRKERSKLFRDRPVKRRKNDTQENSSDYDDSALFTENQSTQQAPIQPAATEPVYPVKNESQVEPNIQPLSSVEPEIKMSMAPEPPVHAEPVAQHVQAPHVPEQLTINMNDDVAEPEIGTQPVQHHATEPHIDGHKRQEEPQLKHHEQTPSHPETKAEPQEEPATTNRKETVLVLHVAAHQGQELQGEILLQSILQAGFQFGEMKIFHRHVNPSGTGPVLFSLANMVKPGSFDPETMADFSTPGVSIFMMVPSYGEASQNFKLMLQAAQRIASDAGGVVLDDERKMLTPQKIEVYHARIRNTLN; from the coding sequence ATGCAGGATTTGCGTCTAATATTAGTGGTCGTAGGTGCGATAGCGATTGTCGCTTTATTACTGCATGGTTTATGGACCAGCCGTAAAGAGCGCTCAAAGTTATTTCGCGACAGACCTGTAAAACGTAGAAAAAATGACACGCAGGAGAATTCATCGGACTATGATGATTCTGCATTATTTACTGAAAATCAATCCACTCAGCAGGCACCTATTCAACCCGCTGCGACTGAGCCTGTATATCCGGTAAAAAATGAGTCTCAAGTTGAACCTAATATACAGCCATTATCGTCGGTTGAACCTGAAATTAAAATGAGTATGGCACCAGAGCCGCCAGTTCACGCTGAGCCTGTCGCTCAGCATGTTCAAGCTCCCCATGTGCCAGAACAACTGACCATCAATATGAATGATGATGTTGCTGAACCTGAAATAGGTACTCAACCAGTGCAGCATCATGCAACAGAACCGCATATTGATGGGCACAAACGACAAGAAGAGCCACAGCTTAAACACCATGAACAGACGCCGTCGCACCCTGAAACGAAAGCTGAACCACAGGAAGAGCCTGCTACAACAAATCGCAAGGAGACAGTCCTGGTACTTCATGTAGCCGCACATCAGGGGCAAGAATTACAAGGTGAAATATTACTACAAAGTATTCTTCAAGCGGGCTTCCAATTTGGTGAAATGAAAATTTTTCACCGCCACGTAAATCCGTCAGGCACTGGCCCCGTTTTGTTTAGTTTAGCGAATATGGTGAAACCAGGCTCCTTTGATCCTGAAACTATGGCTGATTTCTCTACGCCGGGTGTCTCCATATTTATGATGGTGCCATCCTATGGTGAAGCAAGCCAGAACTTTAAACTCATGTTACAAGCGGCACAGCGCATCGCATCCGATGCTGGTGGCGTGGTGCTAGATGATGAACGCAAGATGCTAACCCCACAAAAAATTGAGGTGTATCATGCGCGGATCAGAAATACACTAAATTAA